From a region of the Lactuca sativa cultivar Salinas chromosome 4, Lsat_Salinas_v11, whole genome shotgun sequence genome:
- the LOC111898937 gene encoding protein DJ-1 homolog D, translating to MANLGSPKKVLMLCGDYMEDAEAMVPFQALQAYGLSVDAVCPGKKSGDICRTAIHQGSPHQTYSESRGHNFSLNATFDEIDSSTYDGLIIPGGRAPEYLSMNESVLDLVKDFVKSEKPIASICHGQLILAAADVVKGRKVTAYPTVGPMLVAAGAHWVEPETMASCCVDGNIITGAAYDGHAEYINHFIKALGGTLTGSNKRILFLCGDYMEDYEVLVPFQSLQALECHVDAICPNKSAGDTCPTAVHDFEGDQTYSEKTGHDFKLTANFKDTDASSYEGLVIPGGRAPEYLALDQNVIKLVKHFMDAGKPIASICHGQQILSAAGVLKGKKCTAYPAVKLNVVLGGGTWLEPDPIDHCFTDGNLVTGAAWPGHPQFVSQFMSLLGVRVCF from the exons ATGGCGAATTTGGGTTCTCCAAAGAAGGTCTTGATGTTATGTGGCGATTACATGGAAGACGCTGag GCGATGGTTCCGTTTCAAGCGTTGCAAGCTTACGGATTGTCCGTCGATGCTGTTTGCCCCGGTAAAAAATCCGGCGACATTTGTCGCACTGCTATTCATCAAGGTTCTCCTCATCAG ACATATTCCGAGTCTCGTGGACACAACTTCAGTCTCAATGCAACTTTTGATGAAATCGATTCAAGCACATATGATGGCTTAATTATACCAGGTGGAAGAGCTCCTGAATATCTGTCAATGAATGAATCTGTTCTAGACCTCGTGAAAGATTTTGTCAAATCTGAAAAGCCCATTGCTTCCATCTGCCATGGACAACTTATCTTGGCAGCTGCTGATGTTGTGAAAGGTCGAAAAGTTACAGCATACCCTACTGTGGGACCCATGCTTGTTGCTGCAGGTGCTCATTGGGTGGAACCTGAGACAATGGCATCATGCTGTGTTGATGGAAATATAATCACTGGAGCTGCTTATGATGGGCATGCTGAGTATATCAATCATTTCATCAAGGCATTAGGAGGTACTCTCACTGGTTCCAATAAACGGATTCTATTCCTCTGTGGG GATTACATGGAAGACTATGAAGTATTAGTTCCATTTCAGTCGTTACAAGCTCTTGAATGCCACGTAGACGCCATTTGCCCCAACAAATCAGCAGGCGACACGTGTCCTACAGCTGTCCATGATTTTGAGGGGGACCAAACATACAGTGAAAAAACAGGGCATGATTTCAAACTAACAGCAAATTTCAAAGACACAGATGCTTCAAGTTATGAAGGCCTTGTCATCCCTGGAGGCCGAGCTCCAGAATACCTAGCACTAGACCAAAATGTTATTAAGCTGGTCAAACATTTCATGGATGCTGGAAAACCTATAGCTTCCATCTGCCATGGTCAACAGATTCTATCTGCTGCTGGTGTTCTCAAG GGGAAGAAATGTACTGCATATCCTGCTGTGAAACTGAATGTGGTGTTGGGTGGTGGAACATGGTTAGAACCGGACCCAATTGATCATTGCTTTACGGATGGAAATCTTGTAACCGGAGCAGCCTGGCCAGGTCACCCTCAGTTTGTTTCTCAGTTCATGTCATTGCTTGGTGTTCGCGTATGTTTCTAG